CTCATCTGGCTGGTACCTGGAGTCGATTGGCTTTTatctgaaaccaatggacgatcCCAGTCCATCCAACGCTTTGATCCCATCATCGCGAACCCTGACCGTCGATCGGAGCGCCACGGGTAAAGTGGGGTACAGTGTCGTTCAAGGAACGGTTGGGAAAGGCTATGATATAGTGCTGgctgtgagagagagggaggacagCAATAGCAATTCCAACAGCAGCAAAGTTACGTGGAACAGCTTATCCAGGCAATCTTCTCAGAGTAGTGAGAGTGATGATGAAATGCCTAATAAGGTGAGAGTATTTACTGTTTCTATGTCCCAATTGATTCATTATGACCGTCCATTAGTTCCATCAATCACATATttaatgggccatgaaaaatggacTGATcttatgatccaatccatccatttccTGATAGAGGTAAATCTTATATCAGTAAAAgtcatccatgatgggcccaacaaatagatAGCTCATATTGTTGATTTGGGCTTTTCTTTAATTCAACGATCTCGGCCGTCTAGCTTATAGACGGTTGATCGAACGGTTATAGTTGCATgatcggtgtgatttttgcatggtgtCCCATGAAATGTGTGCTGGACCTAACGACAGTTTTGGACCGCTAAATCGGACGGTCCAAGCGTCTCGATGCAACTTAAGATCTCTATAACTAATAGTGAGATTTATCCAACTGTTCTTTTTGgagcgtggcccacctatggtTTGGCCCAATACATGAACAGTTTGGAGCTTGTACAAGATCTCCATGGGCACCACCCTTGTAGAGTCCTTGAATGGGGTTCTATGATGGTCCTCACACTGGATgtacaatggtggggcccattagatcATAGGTATAGATAATGgatcatgggccccattaatcCAAGATCAGGACCTGAAGAAACTATGCATGATTCCATCTTATTTTTAATAGGAAATTCACAAAAACTGCATGTTCTAACATGGTGCATCCTCATCTTGAATTTCAGCTGGCGACCATTCCCAGCTTCACTGAAAAAGGAGCCCCACCCGTAGGTGGTGGGCCCATCACCTATGGGCCATGGGGAGGGAATGGCGGCATCATTTTCGACGACGGAATGTACACAGGTGTTCGACAAATCAATATAACGCGTAATGCCGGAATCACGTCCATAAAAGTTCTGTATGATCGTAACGGGCAAGCGATATGGGGAAGCAAGCATGGTGGAAGTGGAGGGATAAAATCAGACAAGGTGAAATTTTGCAATGAGTTCTCAGCGTGTTTGGATgtgctatcaaattgaattgcaataactaaTTTATCAAAATGGAAATGAGTCATAGGGCTTGTTGGCCTTAGGCTAAAATACTATGCCCAAGGTCTGGACCCACCTTAAGCCCATTCATTAAACGGGCTAGGCTTGGACCGAATTTAGGAGCCTGGCTCAGTTGCAGTTTCAATGGCATTTTTGTCAATATCATGCATGGTTAGTGCTGGTCGCGGGACGACTCGACTCGATAGACTCGAATCATCGACTTGTTCAGACCCGACTTGATCCAAACTAAATGGGAACCGAGTAGACTTCATCCAATATGaactcaaatcaagtcaagttcaGGTCGCCcaacaactcaactcaactcaacttgagccgaaatcccactcggtactgactcgacttttatatatatatatatatatatatataaacccccCATATTTGATATTTCGTTCTGAGATTCCGTGtagttgatggagaggctgcaattccggCAGGTGCATTTAGGTTTTGAGCTGCAACCAAACTGACTTGGTCCAATTAGTCCAAGTTAGACACGGACTCGAATTggatcaggcatgctggactaGGTATCGAGTCGGAACGAGTTTGGTCAcgtctatttcaaaactggatcaaatcgggtcagccctaacttggtctgacctaattcgatgcccagctctatgcaTGGTTGGGCATGccaaatgaacagtctagatcttAAATAAAAGAGTGGGCCAATCTCGGGCTGGGTTGAGTCTGTTTTGGCCCACCAAGGGCCCGTGCCAGACTCAGTACTCATCTTTCTTTACAGGCCGGGTTTGGAGAGACTGTAGCCCGGCCTGAACCTGGCCCATGGACAGCCCTACGTGCAGCCCCAGTTAGTGAGTTGGGCCAAACCTCCCAACTCGGGCGGGTAGCAACTCGACTGGAGACTGAACGAGTCAATCTGAGTCACCCATTCTAACCATTCATACATTCTGATTTCATTAGTTTTTGCATTTTCCACTCTATTATTTCAAAATGTCTTTCCCAATTCATTTCacttttgcatccaaacacagcccaaATTTACAAATACCACGCATTTGGATCGACTTCATCCCCATATCAGCTTAATGGCTTTTTCTGGCCTTGCAGATAGTGTTCGACTATCCATTCGAGATCTTAACACACATAACGGGCTACTATGGAACTACGTTGATCATGGGGCCGACGGCGATAAAATCCCTTATGTTTCACACCACGAAAAGGAAATACGGTCCGTTTGGTGAGGAAAGTGGGACCTTCTTCTCTTCAAACATAAAAGATGGAATGGTCGTTGGATTCCATGGGAGGAATGGATGGTACATTGACAGCATTGGAGTCCATGTTCTCGAGGGGAAAGTTTTCGTGCCACCACAACCTACTCCTCCCACTAACTCATTCGGCACGCCGATCTCCGAGGTTGATAATCCTCAATGGTCTAATAAACTAGTTGTCGCAAAGAGAGGCGGACCTGGTGAGGAGGTACATTTACGATCTTTTTCAATTTAATTGCTAGTGGCGTGTTTGGACTTACCCCAAATCGCAACGTATACGATATTTTGGGACGATGGATGATTACCAGTTTTGCCATGTGGGGTGGTGGGAATTTTTTGAGACTTGCATCACATAggatcatggttttaagactcagaccGACTTGAATTGGTGGTGAttcagcccattgccacccccatGATCATGGCGTTGAACTCAATCAGGTCGACAGAATCCGAGTCGACTCCAATGAGTCACATGGGACTTGTGTGTGAAGCTCAAAACCTTGAATGTGATACCATTTTATCTCTTTTTCTCTACTCAAATCAATATCGGGAGCAGTTCAGATACTACCTAAAATGTGACTGATATTGATTTGCCGTTCTTAAACACAAGTGATTAGTACTAGAAATACAAGTATGATCTTTACTTGGTTCatttggtgatgatgatttccaggTTGTTTATGGTGTAGTAAAAGAACCGGTCCCAAGCGGGCCAGGGCCATGGGGCGGCGATGGAGGTCGACCATGGGATGACGGCGTGTTCTCTGGCGTCAAACAAATTTTCCTAACAAGAGGAGAAGCTATGACATCGATACAGATCGAGTATGATCGGAACGGACAATCCATTTGGTCTACAAAACATGGTGCCGGTGGGGGAGAGGCCACACATAGGGTAATAAACGATTAACGCCGGATTTTACACAAAAGCCACTATAGcgaatagagctgtacacgaaccgagttagctcaattaacttgctcaactcgactcagaaaagctcgattcaacttggctcgaaactgggttcaagccgagtcgagctgatttttttagctcgaaaaaagaccaaactcgactcggctcgtaaCTTGACTCGGTTCGGATTGATTTGACTCGGATCGGgttaacttagtataaatattttgtaaataattatatatttaaatatattatattatattatattatattatatatatattaaaaactataaaacctaaactcgaacttaGCTTGAAAGATCGAGCTTAagctcagcttgaacttggctcgagctGGCCAGAGTTGCTGACTgggccgagctgagctgagttcgagaTAGGGTATCCTACTAGCCAAgttgggccaagctcgactcatgtacagctcaaCGGACACCCGAAAAACACATAATACCACCCAACACAACATTTTCGGCCCCTCAAAAATggtcattatgtgtacctttgtagTGGTGGCGAGTAACGTGGAccaatttcaaatttcttttttaaacaTGGACTAACCACTAATTTTCCATATTCAAATTTCCACAATACAATGTGTACTGTTTAATTCTCATGGAAGtattggtttgtttttttttttttcctaatatttGCAGATTAGATTCGACTACCCAAATGAGGTTCTCAATTGCATCAGCGGCTATTACTGCTCCATCAACAGAGATGAGGGACACAAGGTGATCAGATCACTCACATTCTTCACCAGTAGAGGGAAGTATGGCCCATATGGAGAGGATATTGGGACCTTTTTCACTTCCACAATTACTGAGGGGAAGGTGGTTGGCTtccatggacggagtggattgtatCTGGATGCAATTGGGGTCCACATGCAACATTGGTTGGGATCAGAAAAAAGGCCGTCCAAATCTTTAATCTCAAAATTTTTGGGTTGATCATCTACTAATGGAAGTATTTATTTCGACGCGGCATCAATAAGTACTTATATTTCTATTTGGGTGATGAAATGTGTGTACATGCTTACTGAAATTAATACATATGAGTATTCAAGTATATATACAGACACTATATATGCATGaatttatttttgggtttttaatgAAATTTATATATCTTGATTGAAAGGAATGTCTCTCATATCTTAGACTAATGATACATTTATATTCTAAAACTCAAATGACTCGAAAATTGGCCGAGTTGACTCACTGAAGAACGAGACTGGGTTGGGCTCGACAAGACTTATCAAGTTGGCTCGAAAATTCTATCATGACTGAGTAAACCAATCTAATTTTCGAACTTTGCTAAGCCCAAACGCCTGTAAAGCTCATGTACAAGCCACAAATGATAGGTCACCATATATTAATGACATGGCTCAGGAATTAGGTTggtccactagtcaggtgggccacatatttgCAATAAATGTAAGTCTGTGAAAATTTTGATGGAATTCTTATAACACATCCACCTGTTTCTAATATTGAGGCCCACATGCTGATTACActagatttatttttttgaaacatGTATAAAGCTGgatcaacctgatggatggaaatttattttaaatttcctACATTAAGTAAAtactttgaatttaattattaaaacgtattttattttaaaagataTATTAGTATTGCTAATATATCTTTTAAGTGGGTCGAATAGGGACAACCCACAGGATTTGGTTTCAGGTTGGGTTTGGGCCAGAATTTTCTTGGCCCGTTTACTAAGCGGGCCAGGCTAAACTCCTAAATTCAAGTTTAAAAATTGAACAAAATGCTAAATGGATATCTAGCCCAAGCCTAATTAGTAGGCACATACATGTATGTTAAGTGTGTTGATATTTATCTTGGGTTAAGTAGGGTTTAACGTGAGCCCAGGCCAATGTACTTAAATGGGTCATTGTTTTTAGCCCTAGCCCCACCCACTATCCCTTTAGCTTGGCCAAGATGATGTTTTCTAGGTTGAGGTGTCAACGGGTTGGGTTAGTGACCTGCCCTCATTATTCAACACAGGCCCAGGCCTAGCTAGTAAAAATGTatacaaaccgagttagctcggtcaacttgctcgactcggcttgaaactAGGTTTGAGctaagtcaagctgatttttttatctCGAAAAATTTTCAAGCCGAGTCCAAGCTCAACTCAGAACTTAACTTGGTTCGAATCGATCAGTAGAGcggtacacaaaccgagttagctcggttaactcgttcgacttgactcgaaaatgctcggttcgaactgagtttgagtccagtcgagctaatttttggagcttagaaaaattttgaGCTAAGTTTGAGCTTGTTcgagctcgaatcgactcggatcgaacctcaactcgaatcaaatcagttcggtgacttggttattttgatattgacgtttctcatcaagtgtttgatgaaatgactcaacgaagtgttgtttcgggtgcatacattctccgttGTATCGGCTGGTagtgaggaaggtatggatacgaaacaaatcactacaaaaaaaaaaaaaaaaaccttacatgataaaactacccaTGTATCTTGATTTTAATTATGCCTAGTGACTGTTTGATGGAATACTTATaaactgttgttgttgttttgcatACTTTGGGAAATTGAATATGCACTTCATATGTTTGATAAAAAGTCGCACAGGATCGAACTGGCCCTAGCTGCTGATCGagctgaaccgagccgagctggccaatcaggctcgagggtcgaaccgagtcaagttcgagctaaGGTTAGCTACTAgacaagccgagtcgagctgtgccaagctcaacttgatTCAACCCATGTGCAACTCTATTGATCGGATTTACTTAACATAactattttgtaaatatttatatatttaaataaattatatattatatattatagatATCAAAAACCCTAAAACTTAAACTCAAACTCGAACTTAGCTCGAGCTGGCCTGAGTTGCTAACCGAGCGGAGCCGAGCTAAGTTTGACCTAGGGTAGCCtgctggccgagccgagtcaagctaggCCAAGCTCGACTCCGTTCAACTCATGTATAGCTCTATTAGCCAGCACCTACGACGAACGAAAATAGTCTAGTATGAGACCGGCCCAAATGTTTATATTGGGTGCATGCCGGAGCCCAGGTATTTCTTAGGTAGATCACACGCTGCAAAACAAGTATAAGCTGCAAAACGGGGTGAATGAGGATTTTTATATCCTTTAGTGTATTACAAAATTGCCTTTTCAAACCCTAGTTGTCTAGGCTGGGCTGGCAGGCTGTTATACACAAGCCGGTCCCAGGCTGATTGAGAAACAGGTCTGAATTTTAAGGCCGAGCCCTGTCCCAGGCCTGATACTCAAGCTAAGCTAATCTAGTGCAGTCTAGGTGCAAAAGCCCGTGGGCCAGCCCGGCCCATTACAGCCTATGTTAGGCGGTTAAGATGAGGGTCCATATAAAGTATGTACATCAATGGAttcaatttcaagtggaccatcaaTTCAAACAGATGGAAACAGAAAAAGAAGCCTACAGCTTGTTTTCCAGTTGGTTGGACGGTTTCAGTGGTCCGCTGGCCCACCAAAAataaccaccaaaaaaaaaaaaacagacataAAGAAGATAGgaaattattgttttttttttttctatatatgaTCACATAGTTTCCTGTTGTTTTCAATTTGtataagtgaggcccattattCAATGATCCAGGCCGATTCTATTTGGACAGTTGATGGACTATGATCCAAAGTTTCTCGGATTGAaggatcctaaccgtccaatcttTCAGCATATATTTTTTAACCGTATATTTTCCATGCTGCAAATTGACGGCTTTAGATTCTTTGCTTTGAGGAGGATTTGGGAGCCAAAGGGTCCAACAAGTGGAGTccgatcagatcaacggtttagatcacgccaccatggacctcactcatgCAAAATGAGGACTGGATTCGATCGAGTATAATATGGGCACAAGTTCAGAGTGTCTACGGGAATGATAGTGTGTGCTCGGGATTGCACCTTAAGTCCAAACATGTGGCACGTGCatcaaatccaacccgttcaaaatgGTGGTAAGCCACGTTAGATTGGTCACATCGACAAAACCAGATTGATCAGACAATCCTGATGTCTCATTAATGATATCTGTTGGTTCAACGACGTCCGCTAATCTACCAGTCAGTATCATACTTCCAGTGTAATTTTTAGATTGTATTAATCTTCACAGGTTCCCACTATATCAACGGCTAGGATTTGAAGTACATACCACGTGGATAAGGCCCCCAAGCAGCGTACTTGTGGTGGAATGCCCAGCTCCCTATTACTCTGGACATGTACTGTGAACTAGTAAAATTCTCTTTTCAATGACCCAAATCAAGATTCCTGCAAGTGGGCCCAGCTAATCGTGGGGCTGTCAATGGACCAGTATTCAACTAAAATTAGGCCCAGGACTAAAATCCTAGACAGTCTATCAATCAGGCCCAGCTCGGGCAGTCTAAGAGGCCATCATCCAAGCCCGATCCCATCCCATTTAGGATTTCTAGTGCATGTTTTGTCACATTTCATGCATGGTGGGGCACACTTcatgaacggcccaaatcactcaGGCTATGGCTGGATTCGGGCTCAGGTATTTATAATCATCACTGGTCCGGGCCCAATCATAAGTTGATAGTGTGCAGTTAGTTCGTACAGTTTATTattctccaccgtccatcttgtgaGATTTACTTTGGATGATTAACAGCAGAACAGACACTAGAGCTGGTCACGGGgtgactcgactcgtccgactcattTAGACCCGACCCGAACTGAATTGGTGAATCAATCCAAACTGAGTAGGCTTCGcctaatccgaactcaaaccagtCAAGTcagagttacccagtaacttgacCAACTCGACATGAAACTCAATCCTGTTAGACTTGACCCGATCCGAAACCGACTGGATTTGAATttgagtatatatataataaacaaATCTTAATTTCTAAATATCTCTAACCCTAACTACCACACCCAACCCCGGCCCGATCCCAAACTCTTagtctccctccctcatcctcatcctcctcttgtAAGCCTGGCAGCCACCCACCATCATCactaccctcctctctctctctccactccactccctccctccctcctcttccaagcctggcaGCCACCCACCaacatcaccaccctcctcctcttctctctcctctccactccctcatcCCGACTCGGTGCCAATCCGACCTAACTCGGTACTTTTGACCTGTTCTGACTTGGTCCGAATTAGTCCTGGCTAGACCCAGACTCGGATCgtgtcaggcatgctggactcaataCCGAGCCGGGTCGAGTTCACATCAGGCCTATTCCAAAACCTGGATTGAGTCGGGTCAGCCCGGACTCGACTCAACAAACACCACTAGACACTGAGTCAAGAGGGCCGGGTTGAGTCTGAAGGACCTATTTTAAAGCCCAAATAATTGATTTCATGGACCCAACTCAAATAGACTACTTAAGACTGGTGGCCCAGGGTCCCTATTCCTGATTTTATCTTATGGGTTTGACCGGGCCCCTATTTGTGATTTTATCTTATGGGTTTGACCAGGCTTGGACATTCATGGACCGTCCCTTTTATAAGCCCTGCTGGCTCGGTTATCCTGTCAGTCCATTTGTCACCTTCAAATGGACCCTATTAATGAAAATAATGGAATTGATAAATATTCAAAAGGTGTGTTACTCAGTTGTTAGTACTATCCTATCAAGTGCTTTTTCCAACACGGGCCTTCCCATAGTAAGGCCCACAACCGACTGTACGGCCTGCTTCAGTATGCACAGTGAGCACCAAGACTCTGTGCGCGCATAACTTTCACCATTTAGAGACCGTTGAAAGGAATTAgcaaaattatttcaaaatttaaataaaaaaaataaaaagccatTTGGGATACTTGCGTTGAGATTCTCACCCACGATTATTAGACGGTGGAGATGTGCTCACCGACTGTCGGTGCACACAGCACAGAAAAAATTTCCCAATTATTGTTATTATAGCTAGGAAAAGGAAAGCTCATGAAGGATGTGTTTGTTGAACCGTTTAAGGGGCCTGTCACAACTCACAAGATGGAGATGATGGGCTTCAATTTCAAGTGGCCCACTAAAGTAAAAGCTTGAAAACAACGGATATAAACAAGGTTGAAAAGGGATCCAAATCCTTTGGGGCACTTTATATAAAGAATGGGTATTATATTATGAGGTGCGCACCAGTGTACCAGTACCGCTCGGTGGTACCTGGCAGATGTGAGGTGCACGTCATGTATATctcatatccaagccgtccatcctatcATTTCCCTCAGGTTACGTAGACCTTATAAAAATTATCacgattcaaaactcaggtgggccacagaacagAGAACAAAGTGGAAGGATATGCTTAGGCTTGATTTTCACCTGGGCCCACCTGAACTACAGAACAGTCTGATTTTTGTCTTTACCTTTCATCCTTTTCAGATCAACAgaatggacagcctggattggGTCCCCCACGAAAATCAATGGCTAGAGTTCCATCTCAACTTGCCCCCTGTGATGTAGCCCACATATGTATCCGTTTGGCGAATTTGGGGGAATTGAGGTAACGTGAGGCGACTTgtctgatgaacgggttggattttgtgattatatcatgtggggcccacatacgcACTGTAGCACCGCGGCTTAcggtggtaccagtaccactggAGGGCACCTCTTATGTTATTTGGCATCCATGAGTTTCTGGTTTGTATGACCTCGGCTcaacgatccagaccgtccatgtacCATGTACAATTGTTGATATTTGTagccatggtccatccactgcGGTCTATATCAAatcgacggtttggatcacctaatCAAGTTCCCCAATTTGTACAAACTGACTAAAGGATACCAAGAATACCCTCGGAAGTGAGTGTATTTCATGTATGTTTGTTGCAACTTCCACACACGTGCAGCCCTGCCCCATCCATGCGTAATCACACGTACAAACCGCACATACGTGTGCAGGatccgagctttccatcaggCGTTAGGCGTTTTGGTTAAAGCGGACGAAACCAACGGACGGATAGAAATAAATGTTGCAAATCCCGGTTTGTTTGGTACATTGTGGCCCAGATAAGGCGTACGGTGGGCCGGGTCTAGGAGACCCAAGGGCCCGCTAGGCCAGTTCGAAATCCAGGCCCGGACCCGATCCATTTCCAGACCTAGACCCAGATGAGGACTAAAACGGCCCCGTTTCTAGGCAATTGGATTTAAACATTGCGGTCACAtgatgaaaagctcagatctcacacacacgGGCACACGTGCTTGTATGTGGGCTAAGCACAAGAAAGCCGTGTGTGTGAAGAAATGTGGAGAATCAGTTCCCTACATTTTCCATGTCGTACCAAAGCAACGCCTCTTCCTTCTAATAAATCTGTTGGAAGGAATGGTGCAATAAATTCCTAAGAGGACGTTTCGAATTTCCTGCCCATCAACATTCTTGCACACGTGTAAGATATTATACCCTTTCATCACACGGGATACATCCTTTACATGATATTTCTTAAAGCTCAGGCTATTTCACACTCTCAGTGGACCACAACTCAgagaacaaatggatggctagaaaacaCCATTTTAACGGCCGATTTACATTGTATACTGTGGACCAAATGAATTGATATGCTCTCTGATATTTTACCTAAGAGATATAGGAATTATTTCAAATAGGATGGAAAGTTCAGATCTTACACACGTGTTCCTTATATTGATAAACAGGgctccacacgcgtgtggaactAGCATATCTCTACCTAAGAAGGTCTCTTTTATAGAGTACCAAAAAGCAAAAGAAGGTGCATGTGCTCGTGAATCATGAACAACATGTCGCTTGCCCTTGGGCACCTTCTTGAGTGGTAGAGCATTGTTAAGTGCACACTCACCCACGTGTGAAACAAATAACATGTGTGTaaaagatctgaaccgttcattacaTCATCCCACTTTTTAAATGCTAGTTTTATAAAAATAAAGACtattaaaaatacaaatattacatAGAATTTGGACAATTGGTAAATTCTTATTACCAGTTCATTTATTGTATATATCTGTGGCTCATACGGTtatcaaatataaaatatttttaatattccTCATCTAACAAGTGTTGATCATATGATTAGAGGATTAGATCTTACACATGTGTGCGGAGAGTACACGTATTAGGAGGGAAATTTTGCCGTTTGTTTTGAAGGAAATATTCATGACTTGTATCATATAATCCTTCTTCCACCTAACATCGCAGACAGGGACTCGTGCATATGTGAATAGATGCGTTGTCGGTGATAGTATAATTGCAAATGCCATCATGCAAGCTCGGAATAACAGAAAACCCATCCGAGGATTtaaccaaaaaaaacaaaaagagtaGACGCCTTCTCATTGGTTCCGTACAACATGAAGTCCCGCTTGGGAGgaacgcggcttcggtggatccctcaccgtggggcccacctttatgtatttaccttacatctacaccgtccatccatttttatagataatttgaGGAAACTATGACAAAACATAAGCATATccaagtttcaggtggaccaaactaaatgaaacagtggcgattgaatacctacgattaaaaacttcttggtggcaacagcaatttattttccatccaaccttctgATGATGTCACAtatcaaagatatggatgaaggaaccacaaatatcagcttatccaaaacttttgtagccggcaaaaaaattttatttatcaatcacccatttttcctatggtgtggtcaacctgacatttggatatgctttatttttggaccgATGATctaaataatctggaaaaaatgaatttacggTGTAGATTTAAGTTAAATTAATcgcagtaggccccacagtcaagaaTCCACCGACCTCGGGAGATCCGCTGATCCACAGCCGCGTTCGCTTAGGAGCGAGTAGTACGCGGATTTCAGGAAGTTCACTTGCAGGGATTCTGTGTTGGCCCACTTCAATGTTTGTTAGAAAgacactccgtccatccgtttttagagctcattttaagagatgggaccaaaaattaggtggatccaaaacttaatgcCACACCAGATGAATCAGCGTGGAAAGGAAtgccttgatgtatctgtttcattcatgcctgtccatatatttttacatatcattttacagtatgtgtttcatccatgctgtatatatatttttacactgtttcaagtggaccacattacaagaaacagtgttgaatgagtgtcaaccattaaaaacatttacGGGCATGAAAGTTTTcgattgatttttgttttttcctttcatctggcctgtatgacctaataaacatattcgacgtcaaataaacaatacagtgggcctttggaggattttaatggtggatattcaatcactattgttttcatatggtgtggttcacctgagatttatatatctctcattttttgtatgaagccataaaattatatgtaaaaatgtatTAACAGAAtgggtgaaatacatacatcacggtgggcccacatagcaccgaacaccagccatggggctgctggcagggggagtagccaatccgttcccattttCACTGAGATGGAGCGAAAACACCAGTAAGTTAAACCGACACAAAAATTTtgaggccatataaatgtttcaaccgtGGACTCAGCTGcttcctttcgtgtggcccatttaagtttttgatacattttatttttatttttggtcgtATACCCTGAGATGAGCTCTAAAAACGGGTGGATGGAGCATCTTTCCCTCAAACATTGCCGTGGGACCCAAGCAGAATCCTTCAGCAGGGAATTACTgcggaaggctttggcaggaaatccgcgtccggagcGAGTATGCGTCGGACGCCGATTGCTTACCCGGCACCACGTAG
This region of Magnolia sinica isolate HGM2019 chromosome 1, MsV1, whole genome shotgun sequence genomic DNA includes:
- the LOC131253525 gene encoding jacalin-related lectin 3-like isoform X2; this encodes MRNGKSPIAVGPWGGQGGTKWDDGAYTTIRQLVVVHAVAIDSIQIEYDNKGSSVWSEKHGGSGGSRTDQIKLNFPDEYLISISGYYGSIFFGFPTIVRSLTFETNRTKYGPFGFQQGTPFIFPATGSKIVGFHGSSGWYLESIGFYLKPMDDPSPSNALIPSSRTLTVDRSATGKVGYSVVQGTVGKGYDIVLAVREREDSNSNSNSSKVTWNSLSRQSSQSSESDDEMPNKLATIPSFTEKGAPPVGGGPITYGPWGGNGGIIFDDGMYTGVRQINITRNAGITSIKVLYDRNGQAIWGSKHGGSGGIKSDKIVFDYPFEILTHITGYYGTTLIMGPTAIKSLMFHTTKRKYGPFGEESGTFFSSNIKDGMVVGFHGRNGWYIDSIGVHVLEGKVFVPPQPTPPTNSFGTPISEVDNPQWSNKLVVAKRGGPGEEVVYGVVKEPVPSGPGPWGGDGGRPWDDGVFSGVKQIFLTRGEAMTSIQIEYDRNGQSIWSTKHGAGGGEATHRIRFDYPNEVLNCISGYYCSINRDEGHKVIRSLTFFTSRGKYGPYGEDIGTFFTSTITEGKVVGFHGRSGLYLDAIGVHMQHWLGSEKRPSKSLISKFLG
- the LOC131253525 gene encoding jacalin-related lectin 3-like isoform X1 — its product is MQRNGKSPIAVGPWGGQGGTKWDDGAYTTIRQLVVVHAVAIDSIQIEYDNKGSSVWSEKHGGSGGSRTDQIKLNFPDEYLISISGYYGSIFFGFPTIVRSLTFETNRTKYGPFGFQQGTPFIFPATGSKIVGFHGSSGWYLESIGFYLKPMDDPSPSNALIPSSRTLTVDRSATGKVGYSVVQGTVGKGYDIVLAVREREDSNSNSNSSKVTWNSLSRQSSQSSESDDEMPNKLATIPSFTEKGAPPVGGGPITYGPWGGNGGIIFDDGMYTGVRQINITRNAGITSIKVLYDRNGQAIWGSKHGGSGGIKSDKIVFDYPFEILTHITGYYGTTLIMGPTAIKSLMFHTTKRKYGPFGEESGTFFSSNIKDGMVVGFHGRNGWYIDSIGVHVLEGKVFVPPQPTPPTNSFGTPISEVDNPQWSNKLVVAKRGGPGEEVVYGVVKEPVPSGPGPWGGDGGRPWDDGVFSGVKQIFLTRGEAMTSIQIEYDRNGQSIWSTKHGAGGGEATHRIRFDYPNEVLNCISGYYCSINRDEGHKVIRSLTFFTSRGKYGPYGEDIGTFFTSTITEGKVVGFHGRSGLYLDAIGVHMQHWLGSEKRPSKSLISKFLG